The Actinomadura graeca nucleotide sequence GCTCACCGTCTCCGTCATGACCTTCCCCCTCTCGGGCCCGCCCGACCGGGCCCTGTTCAGGAACAACTCCGCCGCCGCGCGGGGCATGCCCAGCGCGGTGGCGCTTTCACATGTGCTGCTGTGTGCTGCCGGAACCGCCCCCTAACCGGGCGGGCCGGACTCCCCCGAAGAAGCGGACCTGCGTAGTGTTTCGATCTCCTTGGCGAAGTCGTCCAGCGACTCGAAGCCCCGGTACACCGAGGCGAATCGCAGATAGGCGACCTCATCGAGTTCGCCGAGCGGCCCCAGGATCGCGAGGCCGATCTCGTGCGAGGGGATTTCCGCGGATCCGGACGATCTGATCGCCTCTTCGACCCGCTGACCCAGCTTCGCGAGCGCATCCTCGTCGACCGGGCGGCCCTGGCAGGCCCTGCGCACCCCGGCGATGATCTTTTCCCGGGAGAACGGCTCGGTGACCCCGCTTCGCTTGGCCACCATCACGAGCACATTCTCCTGCGTCGTGAATCGCTTGCCGCATTCCGCGCACGACCGGCGGCGCCGAATGGCGCCCCCGTCATCGGTCGAACGACTGTCGATCACTTTGGTGTCAGGGTTGCGGCAGAACGGGCAGTGCACGCGTAATCCCCTCCCTGACCGTAATCACGTCCACCGATGAACAGCGCCATATATAGGTGAAGTACATCGGTGTCACTACTAGATGTTGTGGTCAACCGTACGGGGACGCGCAGGCGTACGCAACCTGCCGGGGGACCTCGGACGTTGACCCGCGTCACATCGCCCACGTCCGTCCCGCCCGCACGGGCATCTCAATGATCTTGCTCCGGGCGTGTCGCGGCCTCGTGAGCGGACCCGCGCCCGGCCTGGACACCCCAGGTCCGCGGCAGCCGACGAGACGGGCGGGACTGGGCGTAACTCGCGGCCTCCACAAAACCCGGAAGCCGCGGCGGGTGGTATCAGACGGCACCGCACAAGGCGCAAGGCCCGGCGGAGGCGCGCTGCCCCAGGCGGGGGGACGAGGCCCGGCGGAGATGCGCGGGCCTCATGCGGACGGGCGCAGGCCCCGGCGGAGGCGCGCGGCCCCCCGGGCGGGGGGCGCCAGGCCCGGCGGAGGCGCGGGGCCCTCAGACGGAGGCGCGCAGTCCCCAGGCAGAGACGCAAGATCCTCAGGCAGAGACGCGGGAGCCTCAGGCAGAGACGCGGGGCCCTCAGATGGAGACGCGCGGCCCCAAGCGGGGGCGCGAGGCTCGGCGGCTGCGCGCCTCTCCCGCGAAGGCGCGCGGGCCCCGAGCGGGGGGACGCAAGGCCCGGCGGCGGCGCGCGGCCCTCAGGCGGAGACGCGCAGCACCCATGCAGAAGACGCAAGACCCTCAGGCAGAGGCGCACGGTCATCAGGCGGAAGCGCGGGAGCCTCAGGCAGAGGCGCGCAACCCCCGACGGGGGGGAACGAGGCCCGGCGGCGGCGCGCGGCCCTCAGGCGGAGACGCGCAGTCCCCATGCAGAAGACGCAAGACTCTCAGGCAGAGGCGCGCGGCCCTTACGCGGAGGCGCGCGGCCCCCGGGCGGGGGGCGCAAGGCCCGGCGGCGGCGCGGGGCCTCGGGCGGAGGCGCGGGAGCCTTGGGCAGAGGCGTGTGGTGTTGGGTGGCGTAGCGGTGACGTCTGGCGTGGGATGGGCGGCGGTATGAGGCTCGGAGTGGGGCGGTCCGGGCGGGTCAGCGCGCGGGGAGGCGTAGCCGTTGGCCGGGTTGGACGGTGGGGTCGCCACCGAGGCCGTTGAGGTCGATGATGCGCTGGACGACGAGGCGGGGGTCGGCGTCGGGGTCGGAGGCGGAGGCGATCTCCCAGAGCGTCTCGCCGGGGCCCACGACGACCGTCTCCCCCGGTCCCGAAGGGCCGGGACGGGCGTCCCGTCCGCCGGCCAGGGCCCCG carries:
- a CDS encoding LysM peptidoglycan-binding domain-containing protein, which gives rise to MSGSAHEHAPLRLTRRGRAVVVCLAAAIILPLLWLTVGPGALAGGRDARPGPSGPGETVVVGPGETLWEIASASDPDADPRLVVQRIIDLNGLGGDPTVQPGQRLRLPAR
- the nrdR gene encoding transcriptional regulator NrdR → MHCPFCRNPDTKVIDSRSTDDGGAIRRRRSCAECGKRFTTQENVLVMVAKRSGVTEPFSREKIIAGVRRACQGRPVDEDALAKLGQRVEEAIRSSGSAEIPSHEIGLAILGPLGELDEVAYLRFASVYRGFESLDDFAKEIETLRRSASSGESGPPG